One Saccharomyces eubayanus strain FM1318 chromosome XVI, whole genome shotgun sequence DNA segment encodes these proteins:
- the CAR1 gene encoding arginase produces METGPHYNYYKNRELSIISAPFSGGQGKFGVEKGPRYMLKHGLQSSLEELGWSTELEAALDEAEFVTKLKKEKESSTGGSSVLDGGVKAKRADVVGEATEMVYKSVSKVVQAGRFPVTLGGDHSVAMGTVSAVLDKFPEAGVLWIDAHADINTIETTDSGNLHGCPVSFLMGLNQDIPGCPESLKWVPGNLSPKKIAFIGLRDIDAGEKKILKDLGISAFSMYHVDKYGINAVVEMAMKAIHPETNGEGPIMCSYDVDGVDPLYIPATGTPVRGGLTLREGLFVVERLAETGNLVALDVVECNPDLAIHDIHVSNTISAGCAIARCALGETLL; encoded by the coding sequence ATGGAAACAGGTCCTCACTACAACTATTACAAGAACCGCGAATTGTCAATCATCTCAGCCCCATTCAGTGGTGGCCAAGGTAAATTCGGTGTCGAGAAGGGTCCTAGATACATGCTGAAGCATGGTTTGCAGTCAAGCCTGGAAGAGTTGGGCTGGTCCACTGAGTTGGAGGCCGCTCTTGACGAGGCTGAATTTGTCaccaaattgaaaaaggaaaaagaatcGTCCACTGGAGGCTCTTCCGTTTTGGACGGAGGAGTTAAGGCCAAGAGAGCCGACGTGGTCGGTGAAGCCACCGAGATGGTTTACAAGTCCGTGTCCAAAGTGGTTCAGGCCGGCAGATTCCCAGTGACCTTGGGTGGTGACCATTCCGTCGCTATGGGTACTGTATCAGCCGTCTTGGACAAGTTCCCTGAAGCCGGTGTGCTATGGATCGACGCACACGCGGACATTAACACTATAGAGACCACAGACTCGGGTAACTTGCACGGTTGTCCCGTTTCATTCTTAATGGGCTTAAACCAAGATATCCCAGGCTGTCCCGAGTCATTGAAATGGGTTCCCGGTAACTTGAgtccaaagaaaatagcATTCATCGGGTTAAGAGACATCGATGCaggagaaaagaaaatcttgaaagaCCTGGGCATTTCAGCCTTCTCCATGTACCACGTGGACAAGTACGGTATTAACGCTGTCGTTGAGATGGCCATGAAAGCTATCCACCCGGAAACAAACGGCGAAGGCCCCATAATGTGCTCTTATGACGTCGATGGTGTAGACCCACTATACATCCCTGCCACAGGTACTCCAGTGAGAGGTGGGTTGACTTTGAGAGAAGGTCTTTTCGTGGTGGAAAGATTGGCAGAAACCGGTAACTTGGTTGCTCTAGACGTTGTCGAATGTAACCCAGATTTGGCCATACACGATATCCATGTCTCAAACACCATCTCCGCCGGCTGCGCCATTGCAAGATGTGCATTGGGTGAAACCTTATTGTAG
- a CDS encoding glyoxylate reductase, translating to MITLIDTADTTHSAKPRILVPYKKLWEVASHLPEYQKLSEKVEFYKYKMSTNDDFIEFLKTHRINAFWITEEFFSVLGNPSNYIEFFPSSLKAILVPWVGCDFINSKLLRSKGITLCNIGPHAADNVTELAIFLTISCFRMTSFWEYCFKYIENGSVEQCKKYISSGSYETITDKYHNQGIKFPQRTDRVQNDGKVVDLARNYNVGGKIVDSPMNKTTLILGFGSIGQTIGAHLQRTFNMNIEYYKRSGPVQKDLLLYDAMYHSDLDDPDTWKNADLIVLSLPGTPSTNDIINRKTLAMCKDGVRIVNVGRGTCIDEDSLLDALESGKVTSCGLDVFKNEETGVKQELLRRWDVTALPHIGSTVADMILKQTLITLENVHDIFVNGGEGKYVLN from the coding sequence ATGATAACCCTAATTGACACTGCGGACACAACACATTCTGCCAAACCAAGAATACTAGTACCTTATAAGAAGTTATGGGAAGTGGCCAGTCATCTTCCTGAATACCAAAAACTGTCTGAAAAAGTGGAATTCTACAAGTATAAAATGTCTACAAATGACGACTTTattgagtttttgaaaacccACAGAATAAACGCCTTTTGGATAACTgaggaatttttcagtgtGTTGGGGAACCCTTCCAACTACATTGAATTCTTCccatcttctttgaaggcCATCCTGGTACCTTGGGTCGGGTGCGATTTTATTAATAGTAAACTGTTGAGATCGAAAGGTATCACTTTATGCAACATCGGACCACACGCTGCTGACAACGTCACGGAATTAGCCATTTTCCTGACCATAAGTTGCTTCAGGATGACTTCATTTTGGGAATACTGCTTCAAgtatattgaaaatggtaGCGTTGAACAGTGTAAGAAATACATTTCAAGCGGCTCGTATGAAACCATTACAGACAAATACCATAATCAGGGAATAAAATTCCCCCAAAGAACTGACCGTGTTCAAAATGACGGAAAGGTAGTGGATTTGGCAAGAAATTACAATGTTGGTGGAAAGATTGTGGATTCACCAATGAACAAGACAACTTTGATCCTAGGCTTTGGCTCTATTGGTCAAACCATAGGGGCTCATTTGCAAAGAACCTTTAATATGAACATCGAGTATTATAAAAGATCCGGACCCGTCCAGAAAGATCTACTTCTTTACGATGCCATGTACCACTCTGATCTCGATGATCCAGACACTTGGAAAAATGCTGACCTGATTGTTTTGTCCCTACCAGGAACACCATCCACAAATGATATAATCAACCGTAAAACTTTGGCGATGTGTAAAGATGGTGTCAGGATAGTCAACGTCGGAAGGGGCACATGCATAGATGAAGATTCCCTCTTAGACGCTCTTGAATCTGGTAAAGTGACAAGTTGTGGGCTGGAcgtcttcaaaaatgagGAAACCGGCGTCAAGCAGGAATTACTACGTAGATGGGATGTCACGGCACTACCACATATCGGTAGCACGGTAGCCGACATGATCTTGAAACAAACGCTTATTACGTTGGAGAATGTCCATGACATATTTGTCAACGGGGGCGAGGGTAAATACGTGCTTAACTAA
- the PEX25 gene encoding Pex25p: MSQFGTDIVSGSETPPYSGGSYEDAKDDNANAHSPYVGAGKSGDGSGVSGASAHGGCSRGSSGDDDDYDDSGAKTKMVDNITILKYLLDSLSGRDKFAKIIKYALDILKLFIEKSKKNLTVLDPSVLTYYTKILKNLTIKVALRHPITVIKVMLLSVLKNFDKKIDFISQQLSTFRYILRFGGTPFRLVSLLGKLNRTRKCNFQVDQIKKIWFNEASLREFLDLYYGIFDELDLLYKLKIWSNKSFYSFVSRQESLSWQYDILLSLKDNWLNLQNLQRKQMELEVQLKVQNNALLLSPIIMHKARDDASQSPIRKQLLSDLNADNKPELLIRKQLKAIKDEKTLLYLDITRLSFDCMANTSDILNLKTPKGTYAVLSLGSGLTGLVKLWITAKRKLCSSND; this comes from the coding sequence ATGAGTCAGTTCGGTACAGATATCGTTTCCGGTTCAGAAACACCACCTTATTCGGGGGGCAGCTATGAAGACGCTAAAGACGATAATGCCAACGCTCACTCACCATACGTTGGCGCAGGGAAATCCGGCGACGGTAGCGGTGTAAGTGGGGCCAGTGCACATGGCGGCTGCTCGAGAGGCAGCAGCggtgacgatgatgattATGATGACTCCGGCGCTAAGACGAAAATGGTGGATAACATtaccattttgaaatatttgttGGATTCGCTGTCTGGTAGAGACAAGTTTGCTAAAATTATCAAATATGCCTTGGACATACTGAAACTGTTCATTGAAAAGTCCAAGAAAAACCTAACTGTTCTAGACCCTTCCGTGTTGACCTACTATACCAAAATCCTAAAGAATTTGACTATAAAGGTCGCTCTAAGGCATCCCATCACAGTGATTAAGGTTATGCTTTTGTCTgttctgaaaaattttgataagaAAATTGACTTCATCAGCCAACAATTAAGCACGTTTAGATACATCCTAAGATTCGGCGGGACCCCATTCAGGTTGGTTAGCTTGTTGGGGAAGCTCAACAGGACTAGGAAATGCAACTTCCAAGTCGAccaaatcaagaaaatatggTTTAATGAAGCCTCACTCAGAgagtttttggatttgtACTACGGAATCTTTGATGAACTAGACCTCCTGTAcaagttgaaaatttggtCGAACAAATCTTTCTATTCCTTTGTCAGTAGACAAGAGTCGCTCTCATGGCAGTACGATATCCTGCTCAGCTTGAAGGATAACTGGCTCAACCTGCAAAActtacaaagaaaacaaatggAATTGGAGGTCCAACTAAAAGTACAAAATAACGCCCTACTACTATCGCCCATAATTATGCACAAGGCCCGTGACGATGCCTCCCAATCGCCAATTAGAAAGCAACTGTTGAGCGACCTAAACGCAGACAACAAGCCAGAACTGCTAATACGCAAGCAACTGAAGGCCATCAAGGACGAAAAAACCCTTTTGTATCTAGACATCACAAGACTCTCTTTCGACTGTATGGCCAATACGTCTGACATtctgaatttgaaaactccAAAGGGGACGTACGCAGTTTTGTCTCTAGGGTCCGGCTTAACTGGACTGGTCAAACTTTGGATAACGGCAAAGAGGAAGCTTTGTTCCTCAAACGATTAA
- the GDE1 gene encoding glycerophosphocholine phosphodiesterase: MKFGKTFANHRIPEWSTQYVGYKSLKKMIKEITRLQEDIYRNYNRNNYDENGPPTKMRDSANSAQNYLDSPKVQKSLGSFFFAIDRDIEKVDTFYNFQYAEYKKRFERLLLSNQFNEIKLTSEDNVNAEDGVAQTLLAKDTCEIDQLLKGAGQANRTPYHKDDLIEIQSILADLTKQFRNLKWYAELNKRAFIKILKKLDKKVGTNQQRSSLETRILPLQFADDALITKDLSLLKKVWEQVTLKINAYEKLTNNSTLSANVSENVEFFKVISIFIEDDNSKGLIRELTNLYSELSSIPTRIMINVLNKAALSKSLACIDAILNVIPSLNDSEDINKRNFFHHHIIALGKLIGRQDVSDRKRVSQPSKYTSNNGEIITDLNTLHNILAVSVESDVTEEEKKSALTISYILKKLPVHLTPCLFQHDNYKRTPLHYACQYGLSEVTALIIKLMKEWNVWKGFPIDDVSAFGDSESLTPLHLSVLGAHPRATGVLLHSLDPNVKLKSSSLLHLATEWNNYPLLHVLLSSKRFDINYQDNELHETPLYLACRLNFFEAAVCLLYNGADPEIKEKIFGWTAVFVAAAEGFKKIISLLVANCVNFDIEDEGGWTPMEHAVLRGHLDVADMVQIKDELVTHPQSQLNSGSEDKEKSNAITSEKSDDRNENGNGINKGPLGPIKSYGHRFLSKNESLILLTLGSNDTRNRGPSILLDQEALAKVIGLETECALSLVISCSDSIDKFSTIIDLPLDDNVDAVDFKVPFKADYSHTLYFDIVPTYGTHSLESKNNIDCQKDNNNHVMGRGVSMLNKSHSSVGVNRSVLNGNMTTPIIANHTLEVLGTLKFEYIIITPFEHAKLPLERTETYWKSLVATRVIGHRGLGKNNPNKSLQIGENTVESFIMAASLGASYVEFDVQLTKDNVPVVYHDFLVAETGVDIPMHELTLEQFLDLNNANKEHTQRDAGRSTRHVNGVEMALQKNRRRSVDDSNVNTLRRAWDLHNVDPEERSNNANWSNNRMRLTKTFKKNNFKGNARGHSIASSFVTLKELFKKIPANVGFNIECKFPMLDEAEEEELGQIVMEMNHWVDTVLQVVFDNANGRDIIFSSFHPDICVMLSLKQPVIPILFLTEGGSEKMADLRASSLQNGIRFAKKWNLLGIVSAAAPILKAPRLVQVVKSNGLVCVTYGVDNNDPENASIQIEAGVDAVIVDSVLAIRRGLTKKYEK; the protein is encoded by the coding sequence ATGAAATTTGGGAAAACCTTTGCTAATCATCGAATTCCTGAGTGGTCAACCCAATATGTGGGCTATAAgtcattgaagaaaatgataaaggAAATAACAAGACTTCAAGAGGACATATACAGGAATTATAACAGGAATAACTATGATGAAAACGGGCCACCAACGAAAATGAGAGACTCGGCTAATAGCGCTCAGAATTATTTAGATTCCCCAAAAGTACAGAAGTCATTGggatcttttttctttgcaatcGATAgggatattgaaaaagttgaCACATTTTATAATTTCCAATATGCtgaatataaaaagagattTGAAAGGTTACTTTTGTCTAACCAATTTaatgaaataaaactgACTTCAGAGGACAATGTCAATGCCGAAGATGGGGTAGCACAAACCTTACTCGCAAAGGATACATGTGAGATTGATCAACTTTTAAAAGGAGCCGGCCAAGCTAATCGCACACCTTACCACAAAGATGATTTGATAGAGATTCAGTCTATTCTCGCTGACTTGACGAAGCAATTCAGGAATTTGAAATGGTATGCAGAACTGAATAAAAGGGCTTTTATCAAGATTCTAAAGAAATTAGACAAGAAAGTTGGCACCAATCAACAAAGGTCATCTTTGGAAACTAGAATCTTACCATTACAATTTGCTGATGATGCCCTCATAACTAAAGATCTGAGTTTGCTAAAAAAAGTTTGGGAACAAGTGACGTTAAAAATAAACGCATACGAAAAGTTAACTAATAATTCCACACTTAGTGCAAATGTAAGTGAAAATGTGgagtttttcaaagtaatttccatttttattGAAGACGATAATAGCAAAGGCCTCATTAGAGAGTTGACGAACCTATACTCGGAACTGTCTTCGATCCCCACAAGAATAATGATTAATGTATTGAATAAAGCTGCattatcaaaatcattggcATGTATTGATGCTATTCTAAATGTTATTCCTTCGTTAAATGATTCAGAAGACAttaataaaagaaattttttccacCACCATATAATTGCATTAGGTAAGTTAATTGGAAGGCAAGACGTTTCGGATAGGAAGAGGGTGTCACAGCCCTCTAAATATACCAGTAATAACGGAGAGATTATAACTGATTTAAACACtttgcataatattttAGCCGTATCAGTAGAATCAGATGTTACAGAGGAGGAAAAGAAGTCTGCCCTGACGATTTCctatattttaaagaaattacCAGTTCATTTAACACCATGCCTTTTTCAACATGATAATTATAAAAGAACTCCCTTGCATTATGCTTGTCAGTACGGCTTATCTGAAGTTACAGCATTGATTATTAAGCTGATGAAAGAATGGAACGTATGGAAAGGTTTTCCTATCGATGATGTTTCCGCATTCGGAGATTCTGAATCTTTGACACCTTTACATTTGAGTGTGTTGGGCGCCCATCCGAGAGCCACGGGAGTTTTATTACATTCATTGGATCCAAACGTAAAGCTAAAAAGTTCAAGTTTGCTACACTTAGCTACAGAATGGAATAATTACCCCCTTTTACATGTCCTTTTATCCTCAAAAAGGTTTGATATAAATTACCAAGATAACGAACTGCATGAGACGCCATTGTATCTTGCTTGCAGgttaaatttctttgaagcaGCTGTTTGTTTATTGTATAATGGAGCTGACCCTGAAattaaagagaaaatatttgGTTGGACAGCAGTGTTCGTTGCAGCAGCTGAAGGGTTTAAGAAGATTATTAGTCTTTTAGTGGCTAATTGTGTgaattttgatattgaagaCGAAGGCGGATGGACGCCGATGGAACATGCTGTACTACGTGGTCACCTAGACGTTGCTGATATGGTTCAAATCAAAGATGAATTAGTAACACATCCTCAATCGCAATTAAACAGTGGTAGCGAAGACAAGGAGAAGTCAAATGCGATTACTTCTGAAAAATCAGACGacagaaatgaaaacgGGAATGGAATAAATAAAGGACCTTTAGGACCAATCAAGTCGTATGGACATAGGTTTTTGAGCAAAAATGAATCTCTGATATTATTAACGTTGGGAAGTAATGATACAAGAAACAGAGGCCCTTCGATTTTATTAGATCAAGAGGCACTAGCAAAGGTCATAGGTTTGGAGACAGAATGTGCGTTATCACTGGTAATTTCGTGTAGTGATTCGATTGATAAGTTTTCCACGATTATAGACCTACCATTAGATGATAATGTGGATGCAGTAGACTTCAAAGTACCATTCAAAGCCGATTATTCTCATAcattatattttgatattgtCCCCACATATGGAACACATTCATTGGAGtcaaaaaacaatatcGATTGCCAAAAggataataataatcacGTGATGGGGAGGGGTGTTTCCATGTTGAACAAGTCACATAGCTCAGTGGGAGTTAATAGAAGTGTGTTAAATGGGAATATGACCACCCCTATCATTGCCAACCATACATTAGAGGTACTCGGAACGTTGaaatttgaatatattattataacGCCATTCGAACATGCAAAGCTTCCTTTAGAAAGAACAGAAACGTATTGGAAGTCCTTGGTAGCGACACGGGTTATAGGGCATAGAGGATTGGGTAAAAATAATCCTAACAAATCGTTACAAATTGGGGAGAATACGGTCGAGTCTTTCATCATGGCAGCTTCTTTAGGCGCATCATATGTGGAATTCGATGTTCAACTGACGAAGGACAACGTACCAGTGGTATATCATGATTTCTTAGTAGCTGAAACGGGTGTTGACATTCCCATGCATGAGTTGACACTAGAGCAGTTTTTGGATTTAAACAATGCGAATAAAGAGCATACTCAACGAGACGCCGGTCGTTCAACTCGCCATGTTAATGGGGTAGAAATGGCATTACAGAAAAACAGAAGACGTTCAGTGGATGATTCTAACGTCAACACATTGAGAAGGGCTTGGGATTTACATAACGTTGACCCAGAGGAGAGATCCAACAATGCCAACTGGTCCAACAACCGAATGAGGCTAACCAAGAcattcaagaagaacaatttCAAGGGGAACGCCAGAGGCCACTCGATAGCGTCATCTTTTGTTACCTTGAAGGAactgttcaagaaaattcCAGCCAACGTCGGCTTCAACATCGAATGCAAATTCCCCATGCTTGACGAAGCCGAAGAAGAGGAATTGGGACAAATCGTGATGGAAATGAACCACTGGGTAGACACCGTGCTGCAGGTGGTGTTTGATAACGCGAATGGCAGGGACATAATCTTTTCGTCATTCCACCCAGATATCTGCGTCATGTTGTCATTAAAGCAACCGGTGATTCCAATATTGTTCTTAACCGAGGGCGGTAGTGAGAAGATGGCGGATTTGAGAGCGTCATCGTTGCAAAACGGAATAAGGTTTGCCAAGAAATGGAACTTACTGGGGATTGTGTCTGCCGCTGCGCCCATTTTAAAGGCGCCGCGGTTGGTGCAAGTGGTCAAATCGAATGGGTTGGTATGCGTTACCTACGGTGTTGACAACAATGATCCCGAGAACGCAAGTATTCAAATTGAAGCTGGTGTGGACGCGGTTATCGTTGACAGCGTGCTAGCAATTAGGAGGGGGTTGACCAAGAAATACGAAAAGTAA